In a genomic window of Akkermansia massiliensis:
- a CDS encoding precorrin-8X methylmutase, giving the protein MTSEFNIRWDMPPAAIEAESFAAIEREFHGWEELPPAEWKVMRRLIHTTADLSIGEGLAFRHDPIPSALEALRRHCPIFCDSNMIRAGLSVERLRRAHPGYAREDIHCHISDADIAEQAKSTGRTRAICAAEKARPILDGAIVLIGNAPLSLARIARYALEEGIRPALIVGMPVGFVNVVESKLLTGTCPVPQIVLDGRRGGSALAVTTLHAILENLPAS; this is encoded by the coding sequence ATGACCTCTGAATTTAACATCCGCTGGGACATGCCCCCCGCCGCCATTGAGGCGGAAAGCTTTGCCGCCATTGAACGAGAGTTCCACGGCTGGGAAGAGCTGCCGCCTGCCGAATGGAAGGTCATGCGGCGGCTCATCCACACCACGGCGGACCTTTCCATCGGCGAGGGGCTGGCGTTCCGCCATGATCCCATTCCCTCCGCCCTGGAGGCGCTCCGCAGGCACTGCCCCATCTTTTGCGATTCCAACATGATCCGCGCCGGACTTTCCGTGGAACGGCTGAGGCGCGCCCATCCCGGCTACGCACGGGAGGACATCCACTGCCATATTTCCGATGCCGACATTGCGGAACAGGCCAAATCCACAGGCAGGACGCGCGCCATCTGCGCCGCGGAAAAAGCGCGCCCCATCCTGGACGGAGCCATCGTCCTCATCGGGAACGCTCCCCTTTCCCTGGCCCGCATCGCCCGGTACGCGCTGGAGGAAGGCATCAGGCCCGCCCTGATCGTAGGCATGCCGGTGGGCTTCGTCAACGTCGTGGAATCCAAGCTGCTGACCGGGACGTGCCCCGTCCCGCAGATTGTCCTGGACGGGCGGCGCGGCGGGAGCGCCCTGGCCGTGACCACCCTGCACGCCATTCTGGAAAACCTGCCCGCCTCCTAA
- the cobO gene encoding cob(I)yrinic acid a,c-diamide adenosyltransferase, producing MKGSRILVLTGPGKGKTTSAFGMALRALGHGGKVAVIQFIKHDGSYGEVVALRQFPNAEVVCSGAGFTGRARDEESRERHASAARDGWRVAREKLADESVGTVILDEIFYPLNYGFISVAEVVDALKKITPGKVVVLTGRDAPEEMIAVADTVSRIECVRHAFQQGIKAQRNVEF from the coding sequence ATGAAAGGCTCCCGCATTCTTGTCCTGACCGGGCCCGGCAAGGGAAAGACGACTTCCGCCTTCGGCATGGCCCTGCGCGCGTTGGGGCATGGTGGGAAAGTGGCCGTAATTCAGTTTATCAAGCACGACGGTTCCTATGGGGAGGTGGTGGCTCTCCGGCAGTTTCCGAATGCGGAGGTGGTGTGTTCCGGGGCCGGATTTACGGGCCGCGCCAGGGATGAAGAGTCCCGTGAACGCCACGCTTCCGCCGCTCGGGACGGGTGGAGGGTGGCCCGGGAGAAGCTGGCGGATGAGTCCGTGGGAACCGTGATTCTGGACGAGATTTTTTACCCCCTGAATTACGGCTTCATTTCCGTTGCGGAAGTCGTGGATGCTTTGAAAAAAATTACCCCCGGAAAGGTCGTTGTCCTGACAGGCCGGGATGCTCCGGAGGAAATGATCGCCGTGGCCGATACCGTGAGCCGGATTGAATGCGTCAGGCATGCCTTTCAGCAGGGAATCAAGGCTCAGAGGAATGTTGAGTTTTAA
- the cobI gene encoding precorrin-2 C(20)-methyltransferase, which produces MASPGKFYGVGIGPGNPEYLTLKAVNVFRSVDVVFTVTGPNSDFSISEAVVRSVGGVKAEFRKLVFSMSRDARTRQEQIEKNTAIIEGVLSRGLDCAFATLGDAMTYSTFGYILSLLLSRNPGLHAEVVPGVTSFCTLAARSRQILVENGERLRVIPAFKPEMADSLEFPPGTTTVLMKTYRSRARLMERIRREKDIRVIYGERLGMPDEFITDDIDVIDARPEEYLSLMFVKKA; this is translated from the coding sequence ATGGCCAGCCCTGGAAAGTTCTACGGGGTGGGCATCGGCCCCGGAAATCCGGAATACCTCACGCTCAAGGCCGTCAACGTCTTCCGCTCCGTGGACGTGGTGTTTACGGTGACCGGACCCAACAGCGATTTCAGCATTTCCGAAGCGGTGGTGCGTTCCGTGGGCGGCGTGAAGGCGGAGTTCCGCAAGCTGGTTTTCAGCATGTCCCGCGACGCGAGAACCAGGCAGGAGCAGATTGAAAAGAATACGGCCATTATTGAGGGAGTTCTTTCCCGCGGCCTGGACTGCGCCTTTGCCACGCTGGGAGACGCCATGACCTACAGCACCTTCGGCTATATTCTGAGCCTCCTGCTCAGCCGGAATCCCGGCCTGCACGCGGAAGTGGTGCCGGGCGTCACCTCCTTCTGCACCCTGGCGGCCCGCAGCCGCCAAATACTGGTGGAAAACGGGGAACGGCTCCGGGTCATTCCCGCCTTCAAGCCGGAGATGGCGGATTCCCTGGAGTTCCCGCCCGGAACCACCACCGTTCTCATGAAGACCTACCGCAGCCGCGCGCGCCTGATGGAGCGCATCCGGCGGGAAAAGGACATCCGCGTCATTTACGGGGAAAGGCTCGGCATGCCCGACGAGTTTATTACGGACGACATCGACGTCATTGACGCAAGGCCGGAAGAATACCTTTCCCTGATGTTCGTCAAGAAGGCATGA
- the cbiD gene encoding cobalt-precorrin-5B (C(1))-methyltransferase CbiD, which translates to MSAPLRQPLRKGFSTGANAAAAITAAWKTLNGEEINGPLPLLFPDGETRTLPLADCAPGFARIVKDGGDDPDCTHGAVLEARVSAAVPEQAAREDYLLPIGRALLILRSGGGIGLCTLPGLDCEQHKWAINHGPRRMITDNLARAGMREGCWLAEISVRDGEKLAGKTLNPLLGVVGGISILGTSGIVRPYSHEAYIATIRICVRSTRLSGFRKAVFCTGGRTAALAKTLLPEYPSISFICIGDFIAESLQSAGEQGMTEAVVACMPGKLCKYAAGFANTHAHKVAQDMPLFLRTAERHAPLSGEARRGILACSSVRQALSLTPEEAHLSIYRDLAAEAQRQFQRHVPGLPVRFLISGFSGNLLLDIPPCHP; encoded by the coding sequence ATGTCCGCCCCCCTCCGCCAGCCGCTCCGGAAAGGATTTTCCACAGGAGCCAATGCCGCCGCCGCCATCACGGCCGCATGGAAAACGCTGAACGGGGAAGAAATCAACGGACCGCTTCCCCTGCTTTTCCCGGACGGGGAGACGAGAACGCTTCCGCTGGCAGACTGCGCGCCGGGGTTCGCCCGCATCGTCAAGGACGGAGGGGACGACCCGGACTGCACCCATGGAGCCGTGCTGGAAGCGCGCGTAAGCGCAGCCGTGCCGGAGCAGGCCGCCCGGGAAGATTATCTCCTGCCCATTGGCCGGGCCCTCCTCATCCTGCGCTCCGGCGGAGGCATAGGCCTGTGCACGCTGCCGGGCCTGGACTGCGAGCAGCACAAATGGGCCATCAACCACGGACCGCGGCGCATGATTACGGACAATCTGGCACGCGCCGGCATGCGGGAAGGGTGCTGGCTGGCGGAAATTTCCGTGCGGGACGGGGAAAAGCTCGCCGGGAAAACGCTCAATCCCCTGCTTGGCGTGGTGGGGGGCATCTCCATTCTGGGCACCAGCGGCATCGTTCGCCCGTACAGCCATGAAGCCTACATCGCCACCATCCGCATCTGCGTGCGCTCTACCCGGCTTTCCGGCTTCAGGAAGGCCGTGTTCTGCACCGGGGGCCGCACCGCCGCGCTGGCGAAGACCCTCCTGCCGGAATACCCCTCCATTTCCTTCATCTGCATTGGGGATTTCATTGCGGAAAGCCTCCAGAGCGCAGGTGAACAGGGCATGACGGAAGCCGTAGTGGCCTGCATGCCGGGCAAGCTCTGCAAGTACGCCGCCGGATTTGCCAACACCCACGCCCACAAGGTGGCCCAGGACATGCCGCTCTTTCTCCGCACGGCGGAACGCCATGCGCCGCTTTCCGGGGAAGCGCGCCGGGGCATCCTGGCCTGTTCTTCCGTCCGCCAGGCGCTCTCCCTGACGCCGGAAGAGGCCCACCTTTCCATTTACCGCGACCTCGCCGCGGAAGCGCAGCGCCAGTTCCAGCGCCACGTGCCCGGCCTTCCCGTCCGTTTCCTGATTTCCGGCTTTTCCGGCAACCTCCTTCTCGACATACCTCCATGCCACCCCTGA
- the cobM gene encoding precorrin-4 C(11)-methyltransferase translates to MNTARFPIHFIGAGPGAEDLITERGAALLKEADVVVYAGSLVNPAHLKRCRPEAELHDSARMNLKEQVEVMARGVLEGKKVVRLHTGDPSMYGAVAEQFDLLDKKGIESIVVPGVSSVFAAAAALRTELTYPGLAQSLVLTRTPGRTPMPSGEACEAFAKTGATLAFFLSAGKLDELAARLVSAGKSPDTAAAVVYRATWPDEKIIRGTLSTIAAETARAGIGRQALILVGDAIGAHDCGQSLLYHGQFSHGYRNEKEDERFDGSCAFYAFTEKGVRKAQEISQSLGKTVIHSVGRAGETEGVKRVPPEDFDPLLARQWNLFDAHVFIGATGIAVRKTAPLLRDKATDPAVVCCSESGSHLIPLLSGHLGGGNRLARRLARISGGEAVITTATDTRGITAFDEAAAREKACVLNPDAIKTLNAALLAGDTVSFHGPQEIHERYWRDCPQVIPARADGAEAAEKPYVPAVYWDEEPPESAGGAAALLIQSSSFVLGIGCKKGTEPGLLQQYAEGFLARQGISRSRIKALASCTLKEQEPAILALAATWNVPFHVFEPAELDAVEIPTPSDAVFEKTGTHSVSEASAILASGGKISTPKTVCGGNVTLALATCPHGSRNKARQGAGNVIVIGLGSGSPGQLTPEAAAAMEQCTCIAGYTKYLDFIRERIHGKKMIQTGMMGEVPRCTAALEAALNGENVCMVCSGDPGILAMAGLLYEMRKENERFSPVRIEVLPGITAASISASALGAPLQNGFCLLSLSDLLVPAEEIRANLEQSAGTALPVVLYNPAGRKRRHLLEEALRIFRNQRGGKTLCAYVKHAGRPAQRKWVGTLDEFPLEDVDMSTLVLLGGPRTIRDGDVLFERRGYADKYGIS, encoded by the coding sequence ATGAATACCGCCCGTTTTCCCATCCATTTCATAGGAGCCGGCCCCGGAGCCGAAGACCTGATTACCGAACGAGGCGCCGCCCTCCTGAAGGAGGCCGACGTAGTCGTGTATGCCGGGTCCCTGGTCAACCCGGCGCACCTCAAGCGCTGCCGCCCGGAGGCGGAACTTCATGACAGCGCCAGAATGAACCTGAAGGAACAGGTGGAAGTGATGGCCCGGGGCGTGCTGGAAGGGAAAAAAGTGGTGCGCCTCCACACGGGGGACCCCTCCATGTACGGAGCCGTCGCGGAGCAATTCGACCTGCTTGACAAGAAGGGCATTGAATCCATCGTGGTGCCGGGAGTCAGCAGCGTTTTTGCGGCGGCGGCGGCCCTGCGCACGGAACTGACCTATCCGGGACTCGCCCAGAGCCTGGTGCTGACGCGCACCCCGGGAAGAACGCCCATGCCCTCCGGGGAGGCCTGCGAGGCCTTTGCCAAGACGGGCGCCACGCTGGCGTTCTTCCTCAGCGCGGGCAAGCTGGACGAACTGGCCGCACGGCTGGTCTCCGCCGGGAAATCCCCCGATACGGCGGCGGCGGTGGTGTACCGCGCCACCTGGCCGGATGAAAAAATCATCCGCGGCACGCTGTCCACCATTGCGGCGGAAACGGCGCGGGCGGGCATCGGCAGGCAGGCCCTCATCCTGGTGGGTGACGCCATCGGCGCGCACGACTGCGGGCAGTCCCTGCTCTATCACGGCCAATTCAGCCACGGCTACCGGAATGAGAAGGAAGACGAACGGTTCGACGGAAGCTGCGCGTTTTACGCTTTCACGGAAAAAGGAGTCCGCAAGGCGCAGGAGATTTCCCAGTCCCTGGGGAAAACCGTTATCCATTCCGTAGGCAGGGCCGGGGAAACGGAAGGTGTCAAGCGGGTTCCCCCGGAGGACTTCGACCCGTTGCTTGCCCGGCAGTGGAACCTGTTTGACGCGCACGTTTTCATCGGGGCCACGGGAATTGCCGTCAGGAAAACGGCTCCCCTGCTCCGGGACAAGGCCACGGACCCGGCGGTAGTTTGCTGTTCGGAGTCCGGCTCCCACCTCATTCCCCTGCTTTCCGGCCACCTGGGCGGCGGCAACCGCCTGGCGCGCAGGCTGGCCCGCATCAGCGGCGGGGAGGCCGTCATCACCACCGCCACGGACACGCGGGGAATCACCGCCTTTGACGAAGCGGCAGCCAGGGAAAAGGCCTGCGTTCTCAACCCGGACGCCATCAAAACCCTGAATGCGGCCCTGCTTGCCGGAGACACCGTATCTTTTCACGGTCCGCAGGAAATCCACGAACGGTACTGGCGGGACTGTCCCCAGGTCATTCCGGCGCGGGCGGATGGAGCGGAAGCCGCGGAAAAACCGTACGTTCCCGCCGTCTATTGGGATGAAGAGCCCCCGGAATCTGCGGGGGGAGCTGCCGCCCTGCTTATTCAGTCATCCTCCTTCGTGCTTGGAATAGGCTGCAAAAAAGGAACGGAACCCGGGCTGCTGCAGCAATACGCGGAAGGCTTTCTTGCCCGGCAGGGAATCTCCCGGTCCCGTATCAAAGCCCTTGCCTCCTGCACGCTCAAGGAGCAGGAACCGGCCATCCTGGCCCTGGCCGCAACATGGAATGTGCCTTTCCATGTCTTTGAGCCAGCCGAGCTGGACGCGGTGGAAATTCCCACGCCGTCAGACGCCGTCTTTGAAAAAACGGGGACTCATTCCGTTTCCGAGGCTTCCGCCATTCTGGCCTCCGGGGGTAAAATCAGCACTCCTAAAACCGTTTGCGGCGGGAACGTCACGCTGGCCCTGGCAACGTGCCCTCACGGCAGCCGGAACAAGGCCCGTCAAGGAGCCGGAAATGTCATCGTCATCGGGCTGGGGTCCGGGTCTCCGGGCCAGCTTACGCCGGAAGCGGCGGCAGCCATGGAGCAATGCACCTGCATAGCCGGCTACACCAAATACCTGGATTTCATCCGGGAACGCATCCACGGAAAAAAGATGATCCAGACCGGGATGATGGGGGAAGTGCCGCGGTGCACGGCCGCGCTGGAAGCGGCTCTGAACGGGGAAAATGTCTGCATGGTCTGCTCCGGTGACCCGGGCATCCTGGCCATGGCCGGGCTGCTCTACGAAATGAGGAAGGAAAACGAACGCTTTTCCCCGGTCCGCATTGAAGTGCTCCCGGGAATTACGGCGGCCAGCATTTCCGCCTCCGCGCTGGGGGCGCCCCTCCAGAACGGCTTCTGCCTGCTCAGCCTGTCCGACCTGCTGGTCCCTGCGGAGGAAATCCGTGCCAACCTGGAGCAAAGCGCCGGAACGGCGCTGCCCGTGGTCCTTTACAACCCCGCCGGACGCAAACGCCGCCATCTGCTGGAGGAGGCCCTGCGCATCTTCCGGAACCAACGCGGGGGGAAAACCCTCTGCGCCTACGTGAAGCACGCGGGGCGCCCGGCCCAACGGAAATGGGTGGGGACGCTGGACGAATTCCCGCTGGAGGACGTGGACATGTCCACGCTGGTGCTTCTGGGAGGCCCCCGGACCATCAGGGACGGAGACGTCCTTTTTGAACGGAGAGGCTACGCCGACAAGTACGGAATATCCTGA
- a CDS encoding cobyrinate a,c-diamide synthase: protein MNKPFHAFCIASTQSGGGKTTVSLALMAALSARGLRVQAFKCGPDYIDPSFHRQATGLPSFNLDTWMMGKNGVRSQWARHASCADIAICEGVMGLFDARTPESLEGSTADCALTLGLPVLLVVQARGMAGSIAAVVRGFSQHHPGLNIAGVIANGVGSAAHADLLRRALDHHRMPPLVAAFPKNAEWTLPERQLGLVPAEEEARQQSWFLRLAAEAEKRVNWELLMNITERRRPEPLKVPLPPAPPRGILAVARDNAFCFYYGDNLERLKQTGWDITCFSPLEDTALPEGTQALYLGGGYPETFAGRLESNEAMRNAILEFAKNGGEIFAECGGYMYLCKELALPDGTSRNMCGVIDGTARMGEKLRSLGYREAVMETGAPFGLPFTRIRGHEFHWSRIELNRPYPPLYTVTDKNGNKSREGVADGNVKAGYIHLYWGTETPDHPQEPQPGLGRVILLNGASSAGKSTLARTLHRLMEEDSMIFSMDDYLAMSRGRHENALDAVRETGLPFIESFHAAIAEAARKGALVIVDHVIGESRAWVQDLLNRLSGIPRALIKVDCREDILLERERNRTDRTPDPAHAERQYGCIHQNFPHDFSIDTSEATPRECAQKLMEQLPPEFRATQE, encoded by the coding sequence ATGAATAAGCCTTTTCACGCCTTCTGCATCGCCTCCACCCAGTCCGGGGGAGGCAAAACCACGGTATCCCTCGCCCTGATGGCGGCGCTCTCCGCCCGGGGATTACGCGTGCAGGCCTTCAAGTGCGGCCCGGACTACATTGACCCCTCCTTCCACCGGCAGGCGACGGGATTGCCTTCCTTCAATCTGGATACGTGGATGATGGGGAAAAACGGAGTCCGTTCCCAATGGGCACGGCACGCCTCCTGCGCGGACATCGCCATCTGCGAGGGAGTCATGGGCCTCTTTGACGCCAGAACGCCTGAAAGCCTGGAAGGAAGCACGGCGGACTGCGCCCTCACGCTCGGCCTGCCCGTCCTGCTGGTGGTTCAGGCGCGCGGCATGGCGGGGTCCATTGCCGCCGTCGTCCGCGGCTTCTCCCAGCACCATCCCGGCCTGAACATAGCGGGAGTTATTGCCAACGGCGTGGGAAGCGCCGCGCACGCGGACCTTCTGCGCCGGGCGCTGGACCACCACAGGATGCCGCCGCTGGTGGCGGCGTTCCCCAAAAACGCGGAATGGACGCTCCCGGAACGGCAGCTGGGCCTGGTTCCCGCGGAAGAGGAAGCCCGGCAGCAATCCTGGTTCCTCCGGCTGGCGGCAGAGGCAGAAAAGCGCGTCAACTGGGAACTGCTGATGAACATCACGGAACGCAGACGTCCGGAACCGCTGAAAGTTCCCCTGCCGCCCGCCCCTCCCCGCGGGATTCTGGCCGTAGCCCGGGATAATGCCTTCTGTTTTTACTACGGGGACAACCTGGAACGGCTGAAGCAAACGGGCTGGGACATCACCTGCTTTTCTCCGCTGGAAGACACCGCCCTTCCGGAAGGAACCCAGGCCCTCTACCTGGGGGGCGGCTATCCGGAAACCTTCGCGGGCCGTCTGGAAAGCAATGAGGCCATGCGGAACGCCATCCTGGAATTTGCCAAGAACGGCGGAGAAATCTTTGCCGAATGCGGGGGATACATGTACCTTTGCAAGGAACTGGCGCTTCCGGACGGGACAAGCAGGAACATGTGCGGAGTCATTGACGGAACGGCCCGGATGGGGGAAAAGCTCCGTTCCCTGGGATACCGGGAAGCCGTGATGGAAACGGGAGCCCCGTTCGGGCTGCCTTTCACCCGCATCCGCGGCCATGAATTCCATTGGTCCCGAATTGAACTGAACCGGCCCTACCCGCCCCTTTACACAGTGACGGACAAGAATGGAAACAAGAGCCGGGAAGGAGTGGCGGATGGGAACGTGAAGGCCGGCTACATCCACCTGTACTGGGGAACGGAAACCCCGGACCACCCGCAGGAGCCTCAGCCGGGGCTGGGGCGCGTCATCCTGCTCAACGGAGCCTCCAGCGCGGGGAAAAGCACGCTGGCCCGGACCCTGCACCGCCTCATGGAGGAGGACTCCATGATTTTTTCCATGGACGATTATCTGGCCATGAGCCGGGGAAGGCATGAAAACGCCCTGGACGCCGTCCGGGAAACCGGGCTCCCCTTCATCGAGTCCTTCCACGCCGCCATTGCAGAGGCCGCGCGGAAAGGCGCCCTGGTCATCGTGGACCACGTCATCGGCGAATCCCGCGCCTGGGTTCAAGACCTCCTGAACCGCCTGAGCGGCATTCCCCGCGCCCTCATCAAAGTGGACTGCCGGGAGGACATCCTGCTGGAACGCGAGCGGAACCGTACCGACCGGACTCCGGACCCGGCCCATGCGGAGCGCCAATACGGATGCATTCACCAGAATTTCCCGCATGACTTCTCCATAGACACATCGGAAGCGACGCCCCGGGAATGCGCCCAGAAACTCATGGAACAACTTCCACCGGAATTCAGGGCGACGCAGGAATGA
- the cbiT gene encoding precorrin-6Y C5,15-methyltransferase (decarboxylating) subunit CbiT, which translates to MPPLTVFSCGTGPLQPSPALLGKLAEAQSIYASSALLEACPPSDARRIPIGKNAREQAREALEEARHGNNVVVLASGDALFHGMGGTLQSLACDGDRLEFIPAPTSFQALFHRLGMAWDRARCFSAHSTEYIPWGEILAQPLAVIYGGHPFTACRLAAAAMEFHPSAAGRSAVAAQCLGMADERILQGTLAELAREECSPTSMLLLLPDNRPGAAPVLPLGLPADFYEKENNLITAEEVRAVILSKLRLPAWGVLWDVGAGSGSIGLEAAALRPGLSVYGLERQAGRLELMRRNCRRLGCVNYTCMQGEAPEALDALPKPDRIFTGGGGAGLESIMQACFDALNPGGLLVASAVTTESEHLLYGWNAAARTGMFSLDIASESPIAGTYHHLRHGNRITLFTYSRA; encoded by the coding sequence ATGCCACCCCTGACTGTTTTTTCCTGCGGCACAGGCCCGCTTCAACCGTCCCCGGCCCTGCTTGGCAAACTGGCAGAGGCACAGAGCATTTACGCCTCCTCCGCCCTGCTGGAAGCCTGTCCCCCTTCCGACGCCCGGCGCATCCCCATCGGCAAAAACGCGCGGGAACAGGCGCGGGAAGCCCTGGAAGAAGCACGGCACGGCAACAACGTAGTGGTGCTGGCCTCCGGAGACGCCCTGTTCCACGGCATGGGCGGCACGCTCCAATCCCTGGCTTGTGACGGAGACCGGCTGGAATTCATCCCCGCCCCCACGTCCTTCCAGGCCCTGTTCCACCGCCTGGGCATGGCGTGGGACCGCGCACGCTGCTTCAGCGCGCACAGCACGGAATATATTCCGTGGGGGGAAATTCTGGCCCAGCCGCTCGCCGTCATCTACGGAGGCCATCCCTTCACCGCCTGCCGCCTGGCCGCGGCGGCCATGGAGTTCCATCCGTCAGCGGCGGGGCGTTCCGCCGTGGCGGCCCAATGCCTGGGAATGGCTGACGAGCGCATTCTGCAAGGAACCCTGGCGGAGCTGGCCAGGGAGGAATGCTCCCCTACTTCCATGCTCCTGCTGCTGCCGGACAACCGCCCCGGAGCCGCGCCCGTCCTGCCTCTGGGACTGCCCGCGGATTTTTATGAAAAGGAGAACAACCTGATTACGGCGGAGGAAGTGAGGGCGGTCATCCTGTCCAAGCTGCGCCTTCCGGCCTGGGGGGTGCTGTGGGACGTGGGAGCCGGGAGCGGCTCCATCGGCCTGGAAGCCGCCGCCCTGCGCCCCGGACTTTCCGTGTACGGGCTGGAACGGCAGGCTGGCCGCCTGGAACTGATGCGCCGGAATTGCCGGCGCCTGGGCTGCGTGAATTACACCTGCATGCAGGGAGAAGCGCCGGAGGCCCTGGACGCGTTGCCCAAGCCCGACCGCATTTTCACGGGAGGAGGGGGCGCCGGGCTGGAATCCATCATGCAGGCCTGTTTTGACGCCCTGAACCCCGGCGGCCTTCTGGTAGCCTCCGCCGTAACCACGGAAAGCGAGCACCTGCTTTACGGCTGGAACGCCGCCGCACGCACGGGGATGTTCTCCCTGGACATCGCCTCCGAATCTCCCATTGCCGGAACCTACCACCATCTGCGGCACGGCAACCGCATCACCCTTTTCACCTATTCCCGCGCATGA